The genomic stretch ATTCCATGTCATGCATGTAGATTacgcattttattttatatgcacATCATATAGGTTAAAATGTGTAATTGCCATGTTATATATTTTCTATGTCATTTACCATGTCACCAATTGCATGCCACTCATTCGCATGTCTCATAATTGCCATGTCATCCGCACATACGCCATGTCATCATTTAGAATGCTATGTCATCGTATGGCCATGTTATTATTCGCATGTCTAGGCTCATTAATCTAGTTTACATGTTTAAGTCATTTAGCCTAATGTTGCATGTCACTTAGGTTAAATTCATGACATTTTCACATGCCATCTAGTCTAGGTTAATTTAGTCAACTCATAAGTCATTCAATTAGAATCGCATTGTCAAGTTAGCCTCATTTTCACATGTCATTAGAGTTAGGTCAAATAAATACCTTGCATGCCATTTAGTTTAAGACTGCATATGCATTTTATTCATTTGCATTCTtcattaaataagtaaaaatccataaaaatattgcaTTAGACTAACTCTTACGCTTGGGAGATAAGCATTAGGGTTTAGGCTGCAGCATCCAAGTACGTTCTCTCTTTTCCTATCTTGCAATTTATTTGATGCTTTGATTATTTGGTATTAAATAATGTTTGTACACCGGCATGATCACCCCACATGTTAGGACTTTAGATTAAAATCAATCCAAGCTGCCCGCTTAaatatttttgggaaaagtacactagaagtgccataacttttgtacggcattcacttgagtgccataactttcaaaacgttcacttaagtgtcataacttttaaaaatagttcatttgagtgccatattgacgtggcagccggaaaagctgacgtggcggcCAAAAAGctaccgtagacgccggaaaagttattatagacgccggaaaaataacgtggcatgccggaaaaccgacgtggcacgccggaaaagttaatgTTAGCATTCTCAACGTGAACTCGATTTTGCTTTTGAACGTTAGGCACTcaattgaatgatttttaaaagttatggcacttaagtgaacgttttgaaagttatggcactcaagtgaatgtcgtacataagttatgacacttctagtgtacttttcccaatatttttcattgaaatgaaaggtaccgaaataacgttaatagaaatattagaataatcaagtccccgaactcaatgaatctctagttcgtaggaataaagtatttctctcgatactttatttaggtgtctaatcgacctatcataaaatgattagtggggactccaaatataaaatctcttcatgatatttgaaccttaagttgcgatttggtaaaGCTcgggagagctcgaactaggttagttaatttaattaatctagtaatccattagcctagaaacccgatttttaggtcgcgacacaacCGAAACATTGTTACAAGAGCTCCAAAACTATCCTTCCCTGTACATTCAAACCAAGTAACTATAAACTGCCAACACACAGACCCCATCAATCAAAATATCGGATAACAGAGGCAACACATCGACCAACATTCCGAACTCAGTATCAGCACGTATAGATATATGGAAACGACAGAGAGAATTGATCAAATAGTCTTCATCCtataaaaattctcaaagtactaacaataacaaaatgaaaaagaaagaagacacGTGTCTTTTGGCAATAAAGCTCAATAAAAGTATCACGATCATGGTCTCTTTGCTTAGAAATTTATCAATCCCCGATTTTTTAAGATTTCGCACTCTTCAGCATGAatgctttttcaattttttttcattctcaaCTAGATGGTCAAAAACCGATCCAAGGGCAACTTCATCATGTCCATCCATTTTCATCACCTCGTTGTAAAGTTCAGAGTAATCGACATTGCTTTGACCCAACAACTTAATTGCAGATGCTATCTCTCCAAGTATATCACGAACTTCAAATTAATCCAACCTATAGATTTATCCCAAGCGTATCCTAAACTTTAACTCTAGTCTCAAATCTGCCTCCGTTTgccctttgtccaaaaatcaccCTTAGTCGTCCCTAACCCATTAAAGAACGGCTTCATACTGGAGAGAATTTTCCATAGAACAGCTAATGTAAATTTTTGGACGGAGAGTTAACATAGGCAAATTTAAAATTACATTggaagtttgtgatttttttagacaaaaaaaaagtttgaagacATTTGGGACTAGAATTAAAATTGATGATTTCTTTAGACAACAAAATCGGAGCAAAATTGGAATAGGATCTaaagttcacttttttttttgggcaaataaTAATTCGAGATAAAATTGAGACTAATCTCAAGTTTGGGTTTTGTTTCAAGGAATTTGCTACTAACTTCTCCACATAGGTACCAACATCGGGTTCTGGAAAATAACATGTCGAGTCATTCATCAAGTCAACCCTCAAGATCCAATCAGAAGGgtagaaaagaaaagtatcaACGTCAAGGTTGAAAGTACTAGTTCCCACCGAGTTTTGTACCGAATGGATTTTTTTCTCGACAGGGATTCCAAGAACGGCATTGGGTGAGTAATGGCTTTGTGCCTCTCACGCAATCAAGTCAAGAATGGAGAGCAGAGAAGAAATGTGCACTGCCCATATCCTTAGCCAGTGCAGAGATGATTCGGCATTTGATGCTTGAGTTACTAGGGGTTTCCCTCTTCTCTTTCCCCGTCGTCGATGAATATTTAGGTTTGTGTACACAAATGTGCAGATACGACCATTTTCTGGGCATATTTTTTGTGCAGGAAAGCACAAATGCTATGTCGCGATCGATGTTGATCAAGATGATCCGTTCAGTTCAATCTCCTGCATGCGCTAGAAGGGAACCCCATTGTTTTTCACTGCACGGCATGAATGAGAAGATTGCCTATGGTACAACCACGAAAATCACAACGTGACAACCAGCAAAAGCTATCGCAAAACGAGACACATGAAATTCTACCACAGCAAATATGTACCTTACGATTGTAACAGAGACACCACCTGAGACAAGGAAAAAACTAAGAACTTCGTGCACGAAAGCACGGAAAGAACCGAGCCTGGACTTGTCACTAGGGTCATCACAAGGGCTTTGCTTGAGCCTTGATTCGCCAAAAGGTCTTCTCTTATGAAAAGTAAACTGCTACAAGGTTTGAAATGATTGTGCTTTATAGCTTCTCCTTGAAGAGATGGCAGCGACTAAAACATGTAACCCATCAGCAGTCCGAAACGTATGATTTTTCATAAACTCCTACCCACCCAACATCACAGTTTTTCATGTTTCCTTCGAAGCCAAGCATCTACAAACCACCAAATCACTTCCATACTCAAAACAGAATTCTACGTTCACCAATCTCCAATGTACAAATGAAGAATAGCCAAATATCCAAAAGCAAAATCACACGGGCTTCTCCCCAGGCAAATAAGAAGGAGACCCACCCTCGACCTGGTTCTTTTTCCGCTGAAAGATGCCGCTAAGATTAGGCATGAGCACCTTCTTTGAGACGGAAGTCTTCTCCTTCTCTAGTTTTTTTACCTCCATAACTTTCTCAGGAAGATTCTGCTTTGGAATCCTAAAATGTTGAGGAGATTGCTCATATGAATTCTCCGTCTCGGATAAAATTCGGGAAGCAGCTTCAGTAGCTTTTTTCTGTTCTCTTTCACGCCACCTCCTAAGCTCCCCCTCCACAGCTCGCTTAGCCGCTTCAGCCATCTCCGCCCTCTTTAAAGCTGCCTCAGTTTCACACTTCATATCCTCGATCTCTTTATGAGTTGCTTCCAATCTCTTGAGCGCCTCATATTCACTTGCCTTTACAGCTTCCACCTGGGCCAAGGCAGCATCAACCTTCATTTGTCCTAATGTATCAGATTCCTCAACTTTTCGGCTTAGAGATTCAAGCTCTTCTTTGGAGATTGTGATTTTGGCACCAGATTCGGAAGTAGAAGCACGAGCAGCAGTTGTTCTTTCAGATAAATTTTTGATCTGATCAAGTGCCCTAGTTTCTGCAGCTTtggcttcttctgcttcttcgaTGGCACTTCTCAGATTCATCTCTGCTTCCTTAAGCATGTCTTTGGTGACTTCAGCTTCCTTTTTTAATGCCTCGGCTTCATTTTTCATCTCCTCTGCTTCCTTACGTGCAGTTTCTGTTTCCATTGATAGCTGGTGAAGGGTGGCAATCATTTCATCAGAAGCCCCCCTTGCCTTGGATTCTTCAGCGAGGCATGCTTCCAGTTCAGATTTACTCTTTCGAAGCTTGACATGGAGACTACCAACAAGTGATTCTGTTTCTGCTTCCTTTTGCTTGAGCTCTGCTTGTTCtttctttacattttctatCTCCTGCTTAAGAGACTCCAAAAGACTCTTAAGAGAGGTTTCCTCTTCTGCAACCTTCTTCAGTGATCCTTTAGCATCATCAAGTTCTGATGTGACAGTTTTCACAGACTCTAAATCAGAAGCCTTCGCATTTTCCATTTGCTCTTTCAGAGACCCAATCTGGTTCACTGTATCGGCCAACTGTTCTTCAAGGTCTTTGGCCAGTTGAGGATcaaattcctttttcaaagTAAGCAACTTATTCGCAGACTCTTCCAAGGTAGTTTTGCAAGACTGCCTCTGCACGTCCTTCTCTGCAAAAATCTTGGCTTGCTCTTGCTGCGACTGAAGGGTAGCAAGCTTCACTTGTCCAATTGATTCTTGTACGGCAGAAATTTCCTTGGAAAGCTCACCAACTCTCTCCAAGTTTGCTTTGGCTGCATATTCAGCTTCTTGCACTTGCTCGGAGGCACTAATTTTCATCTCCACCGCCCCATTGCAATCCTGACGAACTTTCGTCAGCTCTTGCTTTGTAGCATCAAGCTCTGTAATGAGGGTGCTGTAATGTTCTCTGGCACTTTCTAAGTCCTGCTTCCAAGCCCCATCAGTCCCAGAAGGGCCACCGTTATTTAATTCTTCAAATTGCTTTGCTTGATTCTTTGCCATCTCTGTTTGCTTAATTGCTAGTGTCTTGGATTCATTCACTGCATTGAGCTTATGGGTAAGATCATCCAATGTTCTCTTAGCCTTCTCAAGTTCCTCAAGTACCTGGGATTTTGTAGTTTCAGCATTCTTCAATTGTTCCTTCAACTTGTTGAGTTCCTTCTGGGCAAGGTGAAGTTGGGTCTCCTTGGCCAATACTCTCTAGAGTGAAACACAAATAGCAGTTAACATAATACAACCTAAAAGAAAGGTACCAATAAGGACATTGACGATCTACTTGTCGATCAAAATAGGAAGTGACAAATTGTATCCCAAAAACTGCGATtggagaagaaatgagaaaaaggcTCCATAAGCCAAAAGAAACAACCAATCACCATGAACACCAGTGCCTAAGCACAAAATTCATCTTAATAATGGGTTCATGGTCTTCTGCTTTCATCTAAATCTAGAGGAAGTACAGCCAAAACATTCAGCATGTGACACATTAAAACTCTCTCCCCCTACTTAACCAGAAGAATCACTAATGCTACACATTTTTTCCCGTGACATAAGCTGACGAGGTATTTAAGATGTTTGTCCTCAGTCTCCCACCAAAAAGAATATCCATGTATTTGGGCCATATCTAGAAATCTAGAGGAAGAACCAAACTCAAGAAGAAGATTCTCCTTAATTTTGCCAGTCAGACAATGCAGGAGTAAGAGCTATTGAAGAAATCCCAAGTAGTGCCCTATGTTCTTAACAAGTGTCAAACCAAGTAGCAAAGTGTAATGAGAACAGAGGGCTTCGTATCTCTCTGACGCCTTATCCTCGTTAAGCAAGCTTGAATCGGTGCATGGATAGTTTGCAAAAGGAAGGTGAAGTTGAGCACTACTTCTGGAGAAAGTCAAGGAAAATACAAAGACCAACAGACACCCACACCTATAATAAAGATTCTGGAGAAAGTTACTGCCTACTTCCATCGTCTGCAGTCAATCTGGGTAGAATCTTCATCATACCGGGgatgaggcaaaaaaaaatgtacagaCGAGCAATAAAATCGGTATCCCTCTTGTGctcaaaaggggaaaagggCATCTGTCCCAAGACAAGGATTCAGTTAGTCAACATTAGACCCCTCCCAGAAAAGTTTCCACATGTATCATAGTAatctcagaagtaaaaatttttgaCTCCTAGATCTTTAAGACTAATGATCCGTTATATGCGCatttataaaattttggaaCCTGAGAAAACAATCTAAAGAATATATTTCATTACAAAGGACATGATGCAATCATGACAGTGGGAGAATCAGCTATGAATGACCTTATCACTGCATTTATAGGAACTATTCCAATAACTAGAGCTCAAACGTCAAGGACATTATAAGCACACCTCAAATGGATGCATGATAACAGTATTTTTccccaaaaagagaagaaggaacGTAATAACAAAAAGTAGCTGAATCCCTAAAACATTTCCAAGAGCATGGTCATATCAATTTACCTCTGCAGAGAGGGCTTTAGGCTTCTTAATAGCAGGCTTTTCTCCTGAGAAAGCACCTTCACCGAACATAGTCACTGCATCTTTGACAGATTGAAATGGTGCCCTCGTGTCTATCTCCCCCACCTCCACTTTGGGAGAGCCTGTAGTTTTTTGACAGTCTTTTGCTACCATTTCACTTTAATATTGCTTGGTTTGTATCTTTGTAAACCACCTGTTTGGTCCAATCGTAAAGATATATTAAAAAACCAATTTGGGGGGGAGCAGAGGACTTAAATGACAGGGAAGAAGAAACCCATGCGATAACTGGCCATTTATGACCAGGGCCGACATATACAATCAAGCCAAAATATCCCTTTGTCAGGGAGAGGCACGCTGAAGTTAGTCTACCACTAAATAGCGCATTTGAAGGTGTGAAGCAAGATGAAAACTAACACACTTTGTCCAATTCAAAAAGAAGCAAACCATCTTAGACACTAATCACACTACAGCAAACAAAGTCAAATTGTAATACTGTGAGCGGGCaaacaattttattttacaCCCAAAAGAATCTCTCACTTGCTCATGACTTTGCCTTGCATGACCACAACGAAACCTTGAATGTATCATCTTTCAAGGAGTAGCAACCAAATGACAATCGTGTGTGTGATGGGACCACAACCACGGTGTACAAAACATTGGAGAAAGAAAGTGTGTGCTCTAagctctataaaaaaaattttgaaaaagaatgagTTTGTTATATCGCCTCCCAAGTACAAACCACAAAGATGGACATCTCTCAGCAAGGACTCCTAATTATCCAGAAAAATATTCACCGGACAAATCTTCAGGGGAAAGAAAGATTGAACCGTCAAAGTGGGAAAAGTAGGCATCAACCATTTAACACAGCACAAAATCAGTCTCAGGACACCGGTCGGAGCAGGTGGCGAGACAGAGGAGGtctagcaaaaaagaaagaaatttcgtGCTAACAAGAACTACCTGAATGAGAAGACGTCGCTTGTACACTCAATGAATCCGATACACCTGTAGACACACAGTCAATCATGAACACCGAAAAGTCTTTAATCGAGGAGCAAAGTATAGCCCAGTCCCTACTTCCAAAGAAAGCAACTAAATGATAACACAATCAGCAATTATAAAcaccaaaagccaaaaagagAATGACGTCGGCCAAAAGAAAGCGATGCAGAGCTTCAAAGTTCGAAACCATACCTAATGAACTCCAGCCCCCCGCGTCCCGAACAGAACAGAAAACTCACGCCATAAACCCTAGAAACGATTCGAAGCCGAGACGAGAGCGCAACGCTGACGACGTGCCCCCCCAACCACGCGCCTCCGACTCGAGCTTTACAAGAAGCGGAAGCCCGCGATCATTTCCAACACCGCGGCTTCCGGCGCCCGATAACGGCCAAAGAATTGCCTTCCGACGACGTCGACCCGGTGGAAATCGGAGCCGGCGAAgttgtggaaaaagaaaaaaacaagaaagagaggaaagagaagCTGCCTTCCTCGCcttgcggagagagagagagagagattagtcgGAGCTTCAAGAAATCGACACAGGACTCGGGAGACGAAAGCCTATGCGCAGAACAGAGGCTTTTGATTGATCGAATGATTGAACTTCCAGTCTTCAGATGGAAAATTCAgcacagaaagagagagagagagatatgatttgaaaaatcaaaagcatagtcagtagagagagagagagagagagagagagagaagggttttAGAGTGGCAAAGAAATTGAGCTGTGATCGGGTGCGGTgacttagggcgcgcatggcaacacttctgcttctgaaacaccatcagaagtagaagttgatttttcaatttctccattaaaagcaaaagttgatttttctatttctgttttaaaagttgatttttgataaataaataaaaagacgtttaataaaatttttatttctgaaatttctacttttaatcaaATACCAGCGGCGATCGGCGGTGGCGTCGACCTGCGAGCgagcggcggcagcggcgagAGGCGGCCGACGAGCGGCGGCGAGAAGCAACAGCGGCGCGGCAACGGCcgggcggtggtcggtggcgaGCGGCGGCCGGTGGCCGGTGGGCGGGCGAGTATTGGTCGGCGGAGTCGAAAAAGTGATTTCTAAagctaaaaagtaaaaattttttacttctcaaagttggccaaaaatccaaccagaagtagaaatctcttttagaagtggaaattcctaccaaaagtcaatatttttaccaaatgaatttcggtttcaaaagcacttttgaagtgttttactaaatggatttcgacttcagaagcacttttgaagcagaaattttgcttcaagtgttatcatgcgcacccttagccTGCACCTTTCCAGCAATAACCGATGGTAAATTTTGAGGCATGGCTTGATTTCACGGTGAGGAATCTTCAAATAGATCCTCATTTTAACCGATTTCCTTTCAATTGTCCGccttgcaacaaaaaaaaaattttgatcctaaaaaaaaaaaatcctcaccCCAGCACGATTGGTAGCGGCAGTAACAACCAAAAATAATAGTATACGGCAACTAACGGCGGTGTCCCACGGTGACCGATAGCAATACCGATCGGGTTTTCGATAGCTTTGTGGTGCTAAGAAATGCGAAGTTTGACTTGTGGTCGTAGCCTTTGCTTGataattcaattttcaacttttttgagCAATCTTATTCAACGTGAAACGCAAAATCGCGATTTAATATTTCTTCGGAGAATCTCACTCCTTGAAGAATCCGAACCAAAATGATGCCTAAAACCTTTATCTAGTCCCCCTCCCCCAACCCCCGCTTTTTGGCCAATTCTCATTCTTAAGGACAGACGCTTCTAAACTTAAGCGACTTCTTAATAAAATCATACAAAGGATATgcgattttgaaaaattatgaatcaTTCGTAAGAATTATAGCAGCAAATTTACGATCTACTATTGAATTTCACCGTCGGTTGATCTGAACATTTTACGATccaatcaaaattcaatttacaTTCTACGTTTTGCCTAATCAAAATTTTGCTCGCAGCCGGTGGAATTTGATTTTCAGTAAAATCCGAAACACTAGGAGCACCGACacttgaagaggaagaagaagaagaggaggaggaggaggaaggagatgCCACGTCAGAAGGCGGCAGCGGCCAGAGGCAACTATGACATGACGGgtcgctaaaaaaaaaaagaggtggacgtgggggcagagagagagagagagagacttcgtAGTGGATGACATGTCCATCACTTACATGCTCACATGTCGCGCAGACATGTCCGTCCACGGCCCATTGAAATTCGGACACGTGTCAGGGTTTTTGTCCAGATCACCCccaaaataaatttcaatttcaatttcgaTGTCATTTGAATAGACATCGGCATTCACTCCAGAACCACAACcactttgactttgacttttggtttcggttttttttttgcttgacaAGTAGATGATGGATGATGCCTCTTCATCCGCCCCGTGCTTGTCGATCGATTTTGACACATGGAGGCATAATTTATCCTAATTACCTTATGATATCATCTCACGTCTtgattgtattttctttttgagttcGGAGGGAATAATAGCAGCATACATCGAATAAAGCTTACACTTAAAAACAGGCtgcacgtgataaatttattaatcTCAAACTTTCAAATTACGACATACCTATGATAACATCAAAGAATAATAGTATTATAAAACTCGAAACATGATCAGTCGATCAATTTCTTGTAGCTACTCATTATTGTCCTTTAATTTtcgtgatatttttttttaattatctgtTTTTTTGAAAGTCGCTCTAGAGACAATAaccccccttttttaaaatcttccctaaaaaaaaaaaaaaaaattatctgaaaTATTTTGATGGGATCGATTTTAAGGTTTCGCTGACTCTAGAGACGCTCAACCTCCCCCCCCTACTTtacctctctttctctattgATCCGGCAGAGTCAATCTTTATCAAGTCTGGTATAATGCAATCTCCTCCGTTCAAGATCACGTGACTAAGCCCATCGGGCCCCCACGCAATCACGTGCCGCATTTTTAGACCGGAAACGAAGTAAAAGCGAGAGCCCCAGCCAAGACAACATGAAACCTTGAGATCGAAATCTGCGAGCTCGAAGCACGCGAGAGGACGGAAGCTCCCTCAACCTTCATTTCACGTCTTTCCTCGTCGGCTCTCGAGCTCCGTACCGTCGCGGTTGCTGCGTCTTCGAGCCCGCTTCGCCGCGATTTGCTTCGAACGAGTTCTAAGGTAGAcacccattttctctctctctctctctctctctctctgttttgggATTTGTCTGCCACCATCTTTCGATCTGTGTAATGCTTCCCATTTTGCGTTtgagttttctttgttttgttttttttttttttcgcttgaaGCTTTTCGTCCCAAGTCCTAGCTCCGGGAATTACGAATCTGATCTGCATGGACATGCGTATCTCTTTTCGGATGGGTTGGACGCGCTCGATTTCAATTGGGTCATCTtcgttttgttttgttcttcgAACAAGTCGCTGATAAGCTGATgacttgggatttttttttttccttttcaatttgagGCTTGAATTGTATGTGTCATCGTGTTCATCATGGTTTCGATTAGTTGCTTACTATCTAGAGCTTGGTTGGATTGTTTTTTAGCCGTTTATTAATTGTTGTGAAGGTAGAATTTGCAAGTAGTCTTGCCTCTAGGTTCGTCTGTTCTCTTGTCTGGTTTCTGAATtatgaaaagaacaaaagatttTTAAGatgtttcaagtatttttctggGAATGTGTAAGGTCTTTCCAGCTCCATTTGTTTGGGTTTCtgttatgcaaaaaatatgagACTGCGAATCCATGTTCGCCAGCACTACGGTCGCTGAATTTTCGTAATTGCCATCCTCAGCAGCTGAATATGTTTTCactgtaaaatattttcttcttttagtttATAACTCTCTAGATTCTATTGCCCCCTGTGCTGTTTTATTGAGATGTTCCATATGCAATTAGCAGATGGGTTATCCATTGTTCCGGCATG from Rhodamnia argentea isolate NSW1041297 chromosome 2, ASM2092103v1, whole genome shotgun sequence encodes the following:
- the LOC115726129 gene encoding WEB family protein At5g55860; this encodes MVAKDCQKTTGSPKVEVGEIDTRAPFQSVKDAVTMFGEGAFSGEKPAIKKPKALSAERVLAKETQLHLAQKELNKLKEQLKNAETTKSQVLEELEKAKRTLDDLTHKLNAVNESKTLAIKQTEMAKNQAKQFEELNNGGPSGTDGAWKQDLESAREHYSTLITELDATKQELTKVRQDCNGAVEMKISASEQVQEAEYAAKANLERVGELSKEISAVQESIGQVKLATLQSQQEQAKIFAEKDVQRQSCKTTLEESANKLLTLKKEFDPQLAKDLEEQLADTVNQIGSLKEQMENAKASDLESVKTVTSELDDAKGSLKKVAEEETSLKSLLESLKQEIENVKKEQAELKQKEAETESLVGSLHVKLRKSKSELEACLAEESKARGASDEMIATLHQLSMETETARKEAEEMKNEAEALKKEAEVTKDMLKEAEMNLRSAIEEAEEAKAAETRALDQIKNLSERTTAARASTSESGAKITISKEELESLSRKVEESDTLGQMKVDAALAQVEAVKASEYEALKRLEATHKEIEDMKCETEAALKRAEMAEAAKRAVEGELRRWREREQKKATEAASRILSETENSYEQSPQHFRIPKQNLPEKVMEVKKLEKEKTSVSKKVLMPNLSGIFQRKKNQVEGGSPSYLPGEKPV